Proteins encoded within one genomic window of Prauserella marina:
- a CDS encoding MFS transporter: MLVTAQILSGAGLAAGITVGALLAQDMLGGAGLAGLPSTLFTIGSAAAAIIVGRVSDRLGRRAGLASGYAAGAAGGVGVVIAATIGNVPLLFLSFFVYGAGTATNLQARYAGADLASPRHRGRAVSTVLVATTVGAVAGPNLVTVTGDLAHTMGVPRLAGPFLLAILAYSAAAVVLWIMLRPDPLTTARALAGGAATETTPVAEAAGDTGSRTQLMLGAGVMVLTQLIMVAIMTMTPIHMQHHGHGVGAAGLVIAVHVAGMYLPSPLSGLLVDRFGRPAVAAASGVTLLAAGLLAALAPPHSVWLLALALALLGLGWNFGLVSGTAIITDTVPLATRAKTQGAVDVAIALAGAGGGMASGLVVAASGYPALAIMGGVLALAVIPAVAFTTRPGTAPAVSRRSG, encoded by the coding sequence GTGCTGGTGACCGCCCAGATTCTCAGCGGGGCCGGACTCGCCGCCGGTATCACCGTCGGCGCGCTGCTGGCGCAGGACATGCTCGGCGGTGCCGGGCTGGCCGGGTTGCCGAGCACGCTGTTCACCATCGGGTCGGCGGCCGCCGCGATCATCGTCGGCCGCGTCTCCGACCGGCTGGGGCGCCGCGCGGGACTCGCCTCTGGCTATGCGGCAGGCGCGGCGGGCGGCGTCGGGGTCGTCATCGCCGCCACCATCGGCAACGTGCCCCTGCTGTTCCTGTCCTTCTTCGTATACGGGGCCGGAACGGCGACCAACCTGCAAGCCCGCTACGCGGGAGCCGATCTCGCCTCGCCACGGCACCGGGGCCGCGCGGTGAGCACCGTCCTCGTGGCCACCACCGTCGGCGCGGTCGCCGGACCCAACCTCGTCACGGTCACCGGCGACCTCGCCCACACGATGGGCGTTCCCCGGCTCGCGGGCCCGTTCCTGCTGGCGATCCTCGCCTACTCGGCCGCGGCGGTCGTGCTGTGGATCATGTTGCGCCCTGACCCGCTCACCACGGCACGCGCGCTGGCCGGCGGCGCGGCCACGGAAACCACGCCGGTAGCCGAGGCCGCCGGAGATACCGGGAGCAGAACGCAGCTCATGCTCGGCGCCGGAGTCATGGTGCTGACCCAGCTCATCATGGTCGCGATCATGACGATGACGCCCATCCACATGCAGCACCATGGGCACGGTGTCGGCGCGGCGGGTCTGGTCATCGCGGTCCACGTGGCCGGGATGTATCTGCCTTCTCCGTTGAGCGGTCTGCTCGTCGACCGGTTCGGGCGGCCCGCCGTCGCCGCGGCCTCCGGCGTCACCCTGCTCGCGGCGGGACTGCTCGCCGCCCTCGCGCCGCCGCACTCGGTCTGGCTGCTCGCGCTGGCACTCGCGCTGCTCGGGCTCGGCTGGAACTTCGGGCTCGTCAGCGGCACCGCGATCATCACCGACACCGTTCCACTCGCCACGCGCGCGAAAACCCAGGGAGCGGTCGACGTCGCGATCGCCCTCGCCGGCGCGGGCGGTGGCATGGCTTCCGGCCTCGTCGTCGCGGCGAGCGGCTACCCGGCACTCGCGATCATGGGCGGAGTACTCGCGCTGGCCGTCATCCCGGCCGTCGCGTTCACCACACGGCCCGGAACGGCACCCGCCGTCTCCCGCCGCTCCGGGTGA
- a CDS encoding WXG100 family type VII secretion target, producing the protein MDPNGKYFGYDINRLRQNLSGDGITQYVSSYSVTYSAYWNEGKPPEQQQSPPYLSPKAQTPAPDSEEAQSLEIEMIRDRIMGEQPGTTSDRATQWSRVESMLFFVQNDLFQQTDSLGAEWESPSAKEAYLLKVGETLAHIEMWREAAEANHTALYSLASAMRTAQDNMRDLWQRYEKAIWRSVENYLDSPTGLGPGIPVSPYAAVSDDKVEQKIAEIIEEQRWDLPYIKETRHTYNTEARQLINDTANSYASAISKLETARANRMIPMDAILHPEATGIELPSMPPGGVPGGPGGFGGPSPAPPGGIPPVPTFDVTPRPPDVGNAAGSPRAPGTPAPVPPSTTPRTSPSAPVLTPPNRPVGSVPPFAAAGPPLPGAPSAPGLGTASGSVLGGPPPLGTGSPPPPSSGGLPGGARGGLGMPGQTPPPPAGGSPGKPKRGKVLGDKVDGADRHGTPPPATGAPPGGRNTKPGAPLASLPTALESQEVFRAPPAQASPVLDTTDNTKKRAKGRAATERDSMPSVLSGARAEPKTPAKKQRERSVPEGAAPVEFTVPTGTAPVFKGRLAEQKDRDDRRPLGDVPTALRGPAAATLAEHQRHGAPQADRTTRTATPQPEKHTRDSWDVDTPGGPVVSSTKRNEYRAEPKKILGTRQH; encoded by the coding sequence ATGGATCCGAATGGGAAATACTTCGGTTACGACATCAACAGGCTTCGGCAGAACCTGTCCGGCGACGGCATCACCCAGTACGTCTCAAGCTACTCGGTCACCTACAGCGCGTACTGGAACGAGGGCAAGCCACCCGAACAGCAGCAGTCGCCCCCTTATCTCTCCCCGAAGGCACAGACTCCCGCGCCCGACTCCGAGGAAGCCCAATCACTCGAAATCGAAATGATCAGGGACCGGATCATGGGCGAGCAGCCGGGAACGACCTCGGACAGGGCCACCCAGTGGTCCAGGGTCGAGTCGATGCTGTTCTTCGTCCAGAACGACCTGTTCCAGCAGACCGATTCGCTTGGCGCGGAATGGGAATCGCCGTCGGCGAAAGAGGCTTATCTGCTGAAGGTCGGCGAGACGCTGGCGCACATCGAAATGTGGCGCGAGGCCGCAGAAGCCAACCACACCGCCCTTTATTCGCTGGCGAGCGCCATGCGCACCGCACAGGACAACATGCGGGACCTCTGGCAGCGCTACGAAAAGGCGATCTGGCGATCCGTCGAGAACTATCTGGATTCACCAACAGGGCTGGGACCGGGCATACCCGTCAGCCCGTACGCGGCCGTTTCGGATGACAAGGTCGAACAAAAAATAGCCGAAATCATCGAAGAGCAACGCTGGGATCTGCCCTATATCAAGGAAACGCGGCACACGTACAACACGGAGGCACGGCAGCTCATCAACGACACGGCGAATTCGTACGCCTCCGCGATCTCGAAACTGGAGACCGCGCGGGCGAACCGGATGATTCCGATGGACGCGATCCTGCACCCCGAAGCCACCGGTATCGAGCTTCCGTCGATGCCTCCCGGCGGCGTCCCAGGCGGGCCCGGCGGGTTCGGCGGCCCTTCGCCTGCTCCACCCGGCGGGATCCCACCCGTTCCCACGTTCGACGTCACCCCGCGTCCCCCGGACGTCGGCAACGCGGCCGGTTCCCCGCGAGCCCCCGGCACCCCGGCTCCCGTGCCACCCTCGACGACACCGCGAACCTCACCCTCGGCCCCGGTTCTCACGCCGCCGAACCGGCCCGTGGGCTCGGTTCCACCCTTCGCCGCTGCCGGGCCGCCCCTGCCCGGCGCGCCATCGGCGCCGGGCCTCGGCACCGCATCCGGCAGCGTGCTCGGCGGACCGCCACCGCTCGGTACCGGATCGCCACCGCCACCTTCCAGCGGTGGCCTTCCCGGCGGAGCACGAGGCGGCCTCGGTATGCCGGGCCAGACCCCGCCGCCTCCCGCCGGAGGCAGCCCGGGGAAACCGAAGCGGGGCAAGGTACTCGGTGACAAAGTGGACGGTGCCGATCGACATGGCACGCCACCTCCGGCCACCGGTGCGCCGCCTGGCGGGCGAAACACCAAACCGGGTGCCCCTCTGGCGAGTCTCCCGACCGCACTGGAATCCCAGGAGGTGTTCAGGGCGCCGCCCGCGCAGGCGTCGCCGGTGCTCGACACCACCGACAACACCAAGAAACGCGCCAAAGGGAGAGCCGCCACCGAACGAGACAGCATGCCTTCGGTACTTTCCGGCGCCCGCGCCGAACCCAAGACCCCTGCCAAGAAACAACGCGAGCGATCCGTCCCGGAAGGCGCGGCGCCAGTCGAGTTCACGGTTCCCACCGGGACGGCACCGGTGTTCAAGGGCAGGCTCGCCGAACAAAAAGACCGCGACGACCGGCGACCACTCGGCGACGTCCCCACTGCACTGCGCGGTCCAGCCGCGGCGACGCTCGCCGAACACCAGCGACACGGCGCCCCACAAGCCGACCGCACCACCCGCACCGCAACACCCCAGCCGGAGAAACACACCCGAGACTCCTGGGACGTCGACACCCCAGGAGGGCCCGTCGTCTCCAGCACCAAACGAAACGAATACCGAGCAGAACCCAAGAAGATCCTCGGCACCAGGCAACACTGA
- a CDS encoding TetR family transcriptional regulator C-terminal domain-containing protein — protein sequence MAGDPPRWARPGIGAQRRQGAALSTGSLRHYFTSQSELLAFALRAANPGLDVKGETDRLHALLDGLAVHAASRPEQATPQRMRAVLARHLDELERVSG from the coding sequence GTGGCGGGTGATCCGCCGCGATGGGCTCGACCAGGCATCGGTGCGCAACGTCGCCAGGGAGCCGCCCTTTCGACAGGATCGCTGCGGCACTATTTCACCTCACAGTCCGAACTGCTGGCCTTCGCGCTGCGCGCGGCGAATCCGGGGCTCGACGTCAAAGGGGAAACCGACCGGTTGCACGCCCTGCTGGACGGGCTGGCCGTCCACGCGGCGAGCAGGCCGGAACAGGCGACACCGCAACGGATGCGGGCCGTTCTCGCCCGGCATCTGGACGAACTCGAACGCGTCAGCGGCTGA
- a CDS encoding AMP-binding protein produces MVDTKAVPLSEGQDDEYGAEFAAPGACAAELLCDRHAGTTVAFRVVEPDLSFRDLTFAELEARSRRVAAALAARGVGRGDAVGVLMGKSAELPSVLLGLWRLGAVHVPLFTAFARNAIELRLTGSSAAVVIADADQVGKLEGEPDAPLPPWQVIQVGGRRPETAGWHLLDDLVAEAPEPGAAESERVGADGTLILLFTSGTTGTPKAVPVPLRALASMRRYLLDALDLRDDDVYWNAADPGWAYGLYYAILGPLALGRTSILLRAGFSAPVTWDLLDRFQVTNFAAAPTIYRALRAEPSASQAPTRLRCASSAGEPLTPEVVSWSRGALGTEVRDHYGQTELGMVAGNAWREELRAPVVSGSMGYSLPGWSCAVLAEDSDEQAPPGIVGRLAVDVRDSPLMWFPGYAGAPERTAERYTPDGRWYLTGDTAARDAEGRLYFSSRDDDVIIMAGYRIGPFDVESVLVTHESVAEAAVVGAPDPLRGEVIEAYVVLKRGIEGSPELEAELQRLVKSEYAAHAYPRRVHVVGELPKTPSGKIQRYVLRALAKETEPG; encoded by the coding sequence ATGGTTGACACGAAGGCGGTGCCCCTGAGTGAGGGGCAGGACGACGAATACGGTGCCGAGTTCGCGGCACCCGGCGCGTGTGCGGCTGAGCTGCTGTGCGACCGGCACGCCGGCACGACGGTCGCCTTCCGCGTCGTCGAACCCGATCTGAGCTTCCGGGACCTCACGTTCGCCGAGTTGGAGGCCAGGTCGAGGCGGGTCGCCGCCGCGCTGGCCGCGCGGGGTGTCGGCCGTGGCGACGCGGTGGGCGTGCTGATGGGCAAGTCGGCGGAATTGCCCTCGGTGCTGCTCGGACTCTGGCGGCTCGGCGCCGTGCACGTCCCGTTGTTCACGGCGTTCGCCCGCAACGCGATCGAACTGCGGCTCACGGGCAGTTCCGCCGCCGTGGTGATCGCCGACGCCGACCAGGTGGGCAAACTCGAAGGCGAGCCCGACGCGCCGCTCCCGCCGTGGCAGGTCATCCAGGTGGGCGGGCGACGTCCGGAGACGGCCGGCTGGCACCTGCTCGACGATCTCGTCGCCGAGGCACCGGAACCAGGTGCGGCCGAATCCGAGCGCGTCGGCGCGGACGGCACGTTGATCCTGCTGTTCACCAGCGGAACCACCGGAACCCCGAAGGCCGTGCCGGTCCCGCTGCGCGCCCTTGCTTCCATGCGGCGGTACCTGCTCGACGCGCTGGACCTGCGGGACGACGACGTGTACTGGAACGCGGCGGATCCGGGCTGGGCCTACGGGCTGTACTACGCGATTCTCGGTCCGCTCGCGCTCGGTCGCACCAGCATTCTGCTGCGCGCCGGTTTCTCGGCGCCGGTGACGTGGGATCTGCTCGACCGTTTTCAGGTCACCAACTTCGCGGCCGCGCCGACGATCTACCGCGCGTTGCGCGCCGAACCGTCGGCGAGCCAGGCGCCGACCCGGCTCAGGTGCGCCTCCTCCGCGGGGGAACCGCTCACGCCCGAGGTGGTGAGCTGGTCCCGTGGCGCGCTCGGCACCGAGGTTCGCGACCATTATGGACAGACTGAGCTCGGCATGGTCGCCGGCAACGCGTGGCGGGAGGAACTGAGGGCGCCCGTCGTTTCCGGCTCGATGGGATACTCGCTGCCGGGCTGGTCGTGTGCCGTGCTGGCCGAGGATTCCGACGAGCAGGCGCCGCCCGGCATCGTGGGACGGCTCGCGGTCGACGTGCGCGACAGCCCGCTGATGTGGTTTCCCGGCTACGCCGGTGCGCCGGAACGGACCGCCGAACGGTACACACCGGACGGTCGCTGGTACCTGACGGGGGACACGGCGGCGCGGGACGCCGAAGGGCGGCTGTACTTCTCGTCCCGCGACGACGACGTCATCATCATGGCCGGCTACCGCATCGGGCCGTTCGACGTCGAAAGCGTGCTGGTGACTCACGAATCGGTGGCCGAGGCGGCCGTCGTCGGCGCGCCGGACCCGTTGCGTGGCGAGGTGATCGAGGCGTACGTGGTGCTCAAGCGCGGAATCGAGGGCTCGCCGGAACTGGAGGCCGAGCTGCAACGGCTCGTCAAAAGCGAGTACGCCGCCCACGCCTACCCTCGCCGGGTCCATGTCGTGGGCGAACTGCCGAAGACGCCGAGTGGAAAGATTCAGCGGTACGTGCTGCGCGCGCTGGCGAAGGAGACCGAACCCGGCTGA
- a CDS encoding ArsR/SmtB family transcription factor — protein MTDRATRTALFDQFARVGKAMGSGKRLELLDLLAQGERTVESLARAAQLGMTTASAHLQTLKQANLVTTRREGTKIHYRLAGTDVAALYALVRSVAGAHLPDVAAARAAHLGTTDAEHVSRDDLLRRAERGEVVVLDVRPREEYAAGHIPGAVSIPVEELEGRLADIPADQEIVAYCRGSYCVLAYDAVRLLRAHGRTASLLADGMLEWQLAELPIESG, from the coding sequence ATGACTGACCGGGCGACGAGGACCGCTCTTTTCGATCAGTTCGCGCGCGTCGGCAAGGCCATGGGCAGCGGAAAACGACTGGAATTGCTCGACCTGCTCGCCCAGGGCGAGCGCACCGTCGAATCGCTCGCGCGCGCCGCGCAACTCGGCATGACCACCGCCTCGGCACATCTGCAAACGCTCAAGCAGGCGAATCTGGTCACCACGCGCAGGGAAGGAACCAAGATCCACTACCGGCTCGCCGGTACCGACGTCGCGGCGCTGTACGCGCTGGTGCGCTCCGTCGCCGGTGCACATCTTCCCGACGTGGCGGCCGCGAGGGCCGCCCATCTCGGCACCACCGACGCCGAGCACGTCAGCAGGGACGACCTGCTCCGCAGGGCCGAACGCGGCGAGGTCGTCGTACTCGACGTGCGGCCACGCGAGGAATACGCGGCAGGCCATATCCCGGGCGCGGTGTCGATCCCGGTCGAGGAACTGGAGGGCAGGCTCGCCGACATCCCAGCCGACCAGGAGATCGTCGCCTACTGCCGTGGCAGCTACTGCGTGCTCGCCTACGACGCGGTGCGGCTGCTGAGGGCACACGGCCGCACGGCGAGCCTGCTCGCCGACGGCATGCTCGAATGGCAACTCGCCGAACTGCCGATCGAGTCGGGCTGA
- a CDS encoding putative quinol monooxygenase, translated as MLIIAGHVEVDPGNRDAYVAAHHDLIARARAARGCLDVAISADPLDPARVNVFERWDTQENLDAWRAVAAAPDSETAIVADNVMAYEVSGERPPFG; from the coding sequence ATGCTGATCATCGCGGGCCACGTCGAGGTCGATCCGGGCAACCGGGACGCCTATGTGGCCGCCCACCACGACCTGATAGCACGGGCGCGCGCGGCGCGCGGCTGTCTCGACGTCGCCATCTCGGCCGACCCGCTGGATCCGGCGAGGGTGAACGTCTTCGAACGCTGGGACACACAAGAAAACCTCGACGCGTGGCGAGCGGTCGCCGCGGCGCCGGACAGCGAAACCGCGATCGTGGCCGACAACGTAATGGCCTACGAGGTGAGCGGAGAACGGCCGCCGTTCGGCTGA
- a CDS encoding serine/threonine-protein kinase produces MEPLRDGDPRQVGNYGLEGRLGGGGMGQVFLGRSRSGRRVAVKLVRPELADDAGFLRRFALEVDAARRVGGFYTAQVVDAAPEATPPWLVTAYIPGPSLQEAVERHGPLPADAVAVLGAGLAEGLAAIHACGLVHRDLKPSNVILADDGPRVIDFGIARALDATSHTLSRAVVGTPSFMSPEQARGREIGEPSDVFSLGLVLAFAATGRSPFGTGAAEAMVYRLVHDDPDLAGLPAPLAGLVARCLAKEPADRPEVAEILEELTGFAAATVSSTSWLPPAVATMVAEHAAGAGSGGGQVPPAVTRNLETPETTAPVSMTAMRQHGGGTAVTAMVLAFLCIPGLLMFVFIAADFLSDSSAPTVVIAVNLLLAVAGIVSVITGSALLSRRKRAGRLLLAITGVVAALQGLTGSLQAFITGANPSMLDGGPVWSLLFVVGPLTAILAVGSVIAALHSSTARWCLAGTGRAAVSR; encoded by the coding sequence ATGGAGCCGCTGCGGGACGGCGATCCACGGCAGGTCGGGAACTATGGCCTCGAAGGGCGACTCGGCGGGGGTGGCATGGGACAGGTGTTCCTCGGCCGCTCGCGCAGCGGTCGCAGGGTCGCGGTCAAACTGGTGCGGCCCGAACTGGCCGACGACGCCGGGTTCCTGCGCCGGTTCGCGCTGGAGGTCGACGCCGCGAGGCGGGTCGGCGGCTTCTACACGGCACAGGTGGTCGACGCCGCGCCGGAGGCCACGCCGCCATGGCTCGTCACCGCCTACATCCCGGGGCCTTCCCTTCAGGAAGCCGTCGAGCGGCACGGTCCGCTGCCCGCCGACGCGGTCGCGGTACTCGGTGCAGGGCTGGCCGAAGGGCTCGCCGCGATTCACGCGTGCGGCCTCGTGCACAGGGATCTCAAGCCGTCCAACGTGATTCTCGCCGACGACGGTCCGCGCGTCATCGACTTCGGCATTGCCAGGGCGCTGGACGCCACCTCCCACACCTTGTCGCGAGCGGTGGTGGGCACTCCGTCCTTCATGTCTCCCGAGCAGGCGCGCGGGCGGGAGATCGGCGAGCCGAGTGACGTGTTCTCGCTCGGCCTCGTCCTCGCGTTCGCCGCGACGGGGCGTAGTCCGTTCGGTACCGGAGCGGCGGAGGCGATGGTCTACCGCCTCGTGCACGACGACCCCGACCTGGCGGGACTTCCCGCCCCGCTCGCCGGTCTCGTGGCGCGCTGTCTCGCGAAGGAACCGGCCGATCGTCCCGAGGTCGCGGAAATCCTTGAGGAACTGACCGGATTCGCCGCGGCAACCGTGTCCTCGACGTCATGGCTGCCGCCCGCCGTCGCGACGATGGTGGCCGAACATGCTGCCGGGGCAGGATCCGGCGGTGGCCAGGTCCCGCCCGCGGTGACGAGAAACCTCGAAACTCCAGAGACCACCGCTCCGGTGAGCATGACGGCGATGAGGCAGCACGGCGGCGGCACGGCCGTCACGGCGATGGTGCTGGCTTTCCTGTGCATTCCCGGTCTGCTCATGTTCGTCTTCATCGCGGCCGATTTCCTCAGCGATTCCTCGGCGCCGACGGTGGTGATCGCGGTGAATCTGTTGCTCGCCGTCGCCGGAATCGTCTCGGTCATCACCGGATCGGCGTTGCTGTCGCGGCGCAAGAGAGCGGGGCGGTTGCTGCTCGCGATCACCGGCGTCGTCGCCGCGTTGCAGGGCCTCACCGGCAGCCTGCAAGCCTTCATCACCGGCGCGAACCCCTCGATGCTGGACGGCGGTCCGGTGTGGTCATTGCTGTTCGTCGTCGGTCCGCTGACCGCGATCCTGGCTGTGGGTTCGGTGATCGCCGCGCTGCATTCCTCGACGGCCCGCTGGTGCCTCGCTGGAACCGGCCGCGCCGCGGTCAGCCGCTGA